In Zingiber officinale cultivar Zhangliang chromosome 3B, Zo_v1.1, whole genome shotgun sequence, a single window of DNA contains:
- the LOC121967346 gene encoding heat stress transcription factor A-4b-like: protein MEDARGSSNSPPPFLLKTYDMVDDPSTDSIVSWSASDASFVVWSLPDFSRDLLPKYFKHNNFSSFVRQLNTYGFRKIDPDRWEFANEYFVREQRHLLRNIYRRKPVHSHSNPSSSPLAEAERQELNEEIEKLKQERLILLNELQMHTYHYNGIEQQIQSLEDRLQAMENRQGSLVAYLKRVIQEPQFLSELQRNKKRRLPKIVFLEEDSNSIGDPQMVSLHAIDMGAFEKMESPLNSLENIFRGVGQAFEDMFYDSIVPFPLDVISTEMNASTVKTSKHLRALLPDVRPSSAKVVDIHPFSDITKCKNQTDSQTKVSTDMKSEPTATEVYSPRNQNTNDEFWEQFLTEVPGSSDTQGIRSKGKDSDSKPSAEKLREQQSTCWNWKDMDHLAVNSNFSREELMM, encoded by the exons ATGGAGGACGCCCGAGGGAGCTCAAATTCCCCTCCTCCTTTCCTCCTTAAGACCTACGACATGGTGGACGATCCTTCGACGGACTCCATTGTCTCATGGAGCGCCTCCGACGCGAGCTTCGTCGTGTGGAGCCTGCCGGATTTTTCTAGGGATTTGCTGCCCAAGTATTTCAAGCACAATAACTTCTCCAGCTTTGTGAGGCAGCTCAATACCTAT GGTTTCCGAAAGATAGATCCTGACCGGTGGGAGTTTGCAAATGAGTATTTTGTTCGAGAACAGAGACACCTTCTGAGAAACATATACAGGCGCAAACCAGTTCATAGTCATTCGAACCCCTCCTCTAGTCCATTAGCAGAAGCTGAGAGGCAGGAGCTCAATGAGGAGATCGAGAAGCTCAAGCAAGAAAGGCTTATACTTTTGAATGAGCTTCAGATGCACACCTACCATTACAATGGAATCGAGCAGCAAATACAGTCCTTGGAGGACAGACTTCAGGCTATGGAAAATAGACAAGGAAGTTTAGTTGCCTACTTGAAACGAGTCATACAAGAACCCCAATTCCTCTCGGAGCTTCAGAGGAACAAGAAGAGGAGATTGCCAAAAATCGTGTTTTTGGAAGAGGATTCAAACTCGATAGGAGATCCACAAATGGTTTCATTGCACGCAATTGACATGGGGGCTTTTGAGAAAATGGAATCACCCTTGAATTCATTGGAGAATATTTTCAGAGGTGTTGGCCAAGCATTCGAAGACATGTTCTATGACAGTATTGTTCCTTTTCCATTGGATGTAATTTCAACCGAGATGAATGCATCGACAGTGAAGACCAGCAAACATCTGCGAGCACTGTTGCCTGACGTTCGACCTTCTTCAGCCAAAGTGGTAGATATTCATCCATTTTCAGATATAACAAAATGCAAAAATCAAACAGATTCACAAACCAAGGTTTCTACCGATATGAAATCAGAACCAACTGCAACAGAAGTCTACTCACCTAGAAATCAaaatacaaatgatgaattttggGAACAATTTCTTACTGAGGTTCCAGGTTCTTCTGATACGCAGGGAATCCGGTCTAAAGGAAAAGATTCAGATAGCAAACCAAGTGCAGAAAAGCTGCGAGAACAACAAAGCACATGTTGGAACTGGAAAGACATGGATCACCTTGCTGTAAATTCCAACTTCAGTAGGGAAGAACTGATGATGTGA